Proteins encoded within one genomic window of Psilocybe cubensis strain MGC-MH-2018 chromosome 2, whole genome shotgun sequence:
- a CDS encoding putative feruloyl esterase A has translation MLFVPLFVSYLLAAPLGAFASPLVESRANGIDQTTYDNLVRYTKYSSAVYQWLCPKPLGNKLIDQFDVSGTQGFVARDDSRKEIVIAFRGTGELKDAFVDLQIIMKPLQITGLTTSVSGAQAHTGFQYAYNVAASTVLKTVKAQAAAYPTYTIVVTGHSLGGAVAALAAVSIKAAVNPKAGLKLYTYGQPRTGNAAFATYVENTIGVNNIFRAVHTYDGVPTILFKELGYRHFATEYWQYQESPSPANVKKCSGGDDPSCSDSIPSTFINPAHIVYFGQAMALNPLLCI, from the exons CTCCGTTGGGCGCCTTTGCGTCTCCTTTGGTGGAGTCGCGCGCGAATGGGATTGATCAGACGACCTATGACAATCTTGTGCGGTACACCAAGTATTCCTCTGCTGTGTACCAGTGGTTATGCCCAAAACCTCTTGGGAACAAGCTTATCGACCAG TTTGATGTTTCTGGTACGCAAGGCTTTGTTGCGCGAGACGACTCCAGGAAGGAGATCGTCATCGCTTTCCGAGGGACCGGAGAACTCAAAGACGCCTTCGTCG ACCTCCAAATCATAATGAAACCCCTGCAAATAACCGGCCTCACAACGTCCGTCAGCGGCGCGCAAGCACACACAGGCTTCCAGTACGCATACAACGTCGCGGCGTCGACGGTGCTCAAAACCGTCAAAGCGCAGGCTGCAGCGTATCCGACGTATACGATCGTTGTGACGGGCCATTCGCTTGGAGGCGCTGTTGCGGCGCTTGCGGCGGTTTCGATCAAGGCGGCTGTTAATCCTAAGGCGGGGTTGAAGTTGTATACTTATG GTCAACCGAGGACTGGGAATGCAGCGTTTGCAACTTATGTGGAGAACACGATTGGTGTTAACAATATCTTCCGCGCTGTACACACCTACG ATGGTGTACCGACTATCTTGTTCAAGGAGCTTGGGTATCGTCACTTTGCTACTGAGTACTGGCAATACCAGGAATCTC CTAGCCCGGCGAACGTGAAGAAGTGCAGTGGAGGTGACGATCCGAGCTGCAGTGACTCTATCC cTTCTACGTTTATCAATCCGGCGCATATTGTGTATTTCGGGCAGGCTATGGCGCTTAACCCGCTGCTGTGCATTTGA